The Streptomyces sp. NBC_01244 genome contains a region encoding:
- a CDS encoding DUF3616 domain-containing protein — translation MNTQHGKTMKKTYLGAAGIAALLIAATTMPAQAVTYGTPTISLSASYLSGAVGATGDPTVDVTVAQSGADVSALTVSASASSKATVAGTGDVSVTGTGAVRKLAVAARGRGYTNLTVKVTGLGGKTATKTLYFAASAAVQNPAEARYFTGASDSSAAVDVGGGYTVVADDESNVLRLYDRANSAAPVRTWDFSSQLGVTKEVDIEGATLIGGTIYWTGSLGNNKDGEYKAPRNTVFTTTLSGSGSTAQLAYGRSYKKVREDLVAWDKANGNRYGFAAGTAAGEAPKQIDGFNVEGLEFAPGSTTTAYLGFRAPLAPAVIGGKALVVPVTNFDKVISSGTKATFGAGIELDLGGLAIRDIRKNAADQYLILAGSRAADDNSDPYALYQWDGIAGHAPVKRADLPTTDPGGWEAIVAVPDLSVAGARVQLITDSGSADLYGDGAEAKDLTHPEWKKSRAAWFTLN, via the coding sequence ATGAACACGCAGCATGGGAAGACGATGAAGAAGACGTACCTCGGGGCCGCCGGCATCGCCGCCCTGCTGATCGCCGCCACGACGATGCCCGCGCAGGCGGTGACGTACGGCACGCCCACCATCTCGCTGTCCGCCTCCTACCTGTCCGGGGCCGTCGGCGCGACGGGTGACCCGACGGTGGACGTGACCGTGGCGCAGAGCGGCGCGGACGTCTCCGCGCTCACCGTGAGCGCCTCGGCGTCCAGCAAGGCCACGGTCGCCGGGACCGGCGACGTGAGCGTGACCGGGACCGGCGCGGTCCGCAAGCTGGCGGTCGCCGCGCGCGGCCGCGGTTACACCAACCTCACCGTCAAGGTGACCGGGCTGGGCGGCAAGACCGCCACCAAGACGCTGTACTTCGCGGCCTCCGCGGCGGTGCAGAACCCGGCCGAAGCGCGCTACTTCACCGGTGCCTCCGACTCCTCGGCCGCCGTGGACGTCGGCGGCGGGTACACGGTCGTCGCCGACGACGAGAGCAACGTGCTGCGCCTGTACGACCGCGCCAACTCCGCGGCCCCGGTCAGGACCTGGGACTTCAGCTCGCAGCTCGGCGTCACCAAGGAGGTGGACATCGAGGGCGCGACCCTGATCGGCGGCACCATCTACTGGACGGGCTCGCTGGGCAACAACAAGGACGGCGAGTACAAGGCGCCCCGCAACACGGTGTTCACCACCACGCTGAGCGGCTCGGGCTCCACCGCGCAGCTCGCGTACGGGCGTTCGTACAAGAAGGTCCGCGAGGACCTGGTCGCCTGGGACAAGGCCAACGGCAACCGCTACGGCTTCGCCGCCGGTACGGCCGCCGGTGAGGCGCCGAAGCAGATCGACGGGTTCAACGTGGAGGGCCTGGAGTTCGCTCCCGGTTCCACCACCACCGCCTACCTGGGCTTCCGCGCCCCGCTGGCCCCGGCGGTGATCGGCGGCAAGGCGCTGGTCGTGCCCGTCACCAACTTCGACAAGGTGATCTCCAGCGGGACCAAGGCCACCTTCGGCGCGGGCATCGAGCTCGACCTCGGCGGGCTCGCGATCCGTGACATCCGCAAGAACGCCGCCGACCAGTACCTGATCCTGGCCGGCTCCCGGGCGGCGGACGACAACTCCGACCCCTATGCCCTTTACCAGTGGGACGGGATCGCGGGCCACGCCCCGGTCAAGCGCGCCGACCTGCCGACCACCGACCCCGGCGGCTGGGAGGCCATCGTGGCGGTGCCCGACCTTTCGGTCGCGGGCGCGCGGGTGCAGCTGATCACCGACAGTGGCTCCGCCGACCTGTACGGGGACGGCGCCGAAGCCAAGGACCTCACCCACCCGGAGTGGAAGAAGTCCCGCGCGGCCTGGTTCACGCTGAACTGA
- a CDS encoding helix-turn-helix transcriptional regulator, translated as MSEAPQGELATGERSTRNRVARSILDHGPSTVADLAQRLGLTQAAVRRHLDTLVADDVVEPREQRVYGARTRGRPAKVFALTDCGRDAFDQSYDSLAADAMRWIAQAAGGGEQGEAAVAAFAKARLTAQAETYREAVEAADPAERTEALAKALTGDGYAATAKSAPGPHSGEQLCQHHCPVAHVAEQFPQLCEAETEVFSRLLGTHVQRLATIAHGDGVCTTFIPRSGNGVRATGATQTDTSVSASTAGRNPA; from the coding sequence ATGAGCGAGGCCCCCCAGGGCGAACTCGCGACCGGGGAGCGGTCAACCCGCAACCGGGTCGCGCGGTCGATCCTGGACCACGGTCCCTCCACCGTCGCCGACCTCGCCCAGCGCCTCGGCCTCACCCAGGCCGCCGTTCGCCGCCACCTCGACACGCTCGTCGCCGACGACGTCGTCGAACCCCGTGAGCAGCGTGTGTACGGCGCGCGGACCCGAGGTCGGCCCGCCAAGGTCTTCGCCCTGACCGACTGCGGTCGGGACGCCTTCGACCAGTCCTACGACTCGCTCGCCGCCGACGCCATGCGCTGGATCGCGCAGGCCGCCGGGGGCGGGGAGCAGGGCGAGGCGGCCGTGGCCGCCTTCGCGAAGGCCAGGCTGACGGCGCAGGCGGAGACCTACCGCGAGGCCGTGGAAGCGGCCGACCCCGCGGAACGTACCGAGGCCCTTGCCAAGGCGTTGACCGGAGACGGGTACGCTGCTACGGCGAAGAGCGCTCCCGGTCCGCACAGCGGTGAACAGCTCTGCCAGCACCACTGCCCGGTCGCACACGTCGCCGAGCAGTTCCCGCAGCTCTGCGAGGCGGAGACCGAGGTCTTCTCCCGCCTGCTCGGGACGCACGTGCAGCGTCTCGCCACGATCGCCCACGGCGACGGGGTGTGCACGACGTTCATTCCACGCAGTGGGAACGGCGTCCGTGCCACAGGCGCCACACAGACCGACACATCAGTATCTGCAAGTACGGCCGGGAGGAACCCCGCATGA
- the sufU gene encoding Fe-S cluster assembly sulfur transfer protein SufU — MKLESLYQELILDHYKHPRGRGLRDGDAEVHHVNPTCGDEITLRVKYDGETLTDISYEGQGCSISQAGASILNELLVGKELGEARKIQEVFLELMQSKGKIEPDEAMEEVLEDAVAFAGVSKYPARVKCALLSWMAWKDATAQALGDAERKTA; from the coding sequence GTGAAGCTGGAATCCCTGTACCAGGAACTGATCCTGGACCACTACAAGCACCCGCGCGGGCGAGGCCTGCGCGACGGCGACGCCGAGGTGCACCACGTCAACCCGACGTGCGGTGACGAGATCACCCTGCGCGTGAAGTACGACGGCGAGACCCTCACGGACATCTCGTACGAGGGCCAGGGCTGCTCCATCAGCCAGGCCGGCGCGTCGATACTGAACGAGCTGCTCGTCGGCAAGGAGCTGGGCGAGGCGCGGAAGATCCAGGAAGTCTTCCTGGAGCTGATGCAGTCCAAGGGCAAGATCGAGCCCGACGAGGCCATGGAGGAGGTGCTGGAGGACGCGGTCGCGTTCGCCGGCGTCTCCAAGTACCCGGCCCGGGTGAAGTGTGCTCTGCTGAGCTGGATGGCCTGGAAGGACGCGACCGCCCAGGCACTGGGCGACGCCGAGAGGAAGACGGCATGA
- the sufC gene encoding Fe-S cluster assembly ATPase SufC: MATLEIHDLHVSVEAEQGAREILKGVDLTIKQGETHAIMGPNGSGKSTLAYSLAGHPKYTITGGTVTLDGEDVLEMSVDERARAGLFLAMQYPVEIPGVSVSNFLRTSATAIRGEAPKLRTWVKEVKSAMEQLQMDPAFAERNVNEGFSGGEKKRHEILQLELLKPKIAILDETDSGLDVDALRQVSEGVNRVHATGEVGTLLITHYTRILRYIKPDFVHVFSEGRIAESGGAELADKLEAEGYESYSTKGGATA; the protein is encoded by the coding sequence ATGGCAACGCTTGAAATCCACGACCTGCACGTCTCCGTCGAGGCCGAGCAGGGCGCCCGCGAGATCCTCAAGGGCGTCGACCTCACCATCAAGCAGGGTGAGACGCACGCCATCATGGGTCCGAACGGCTCCGGCAAGTCCACCCTGGCGTACTCGCTGGCCGGTCACCCGAAGTACACCATCACCGGTGGAACCGTGACCCTCGACGGCGAAGACGTCCTGGAGATGTCCGTCGACGAGCGCGCCCGCGCCGGCCTGTTCCTCGCGATGCAGTACCCGGTGGAGATCCCCGGCGTCTCGGTCTCCAACTTCCTGCGCACCTCGGCCACCGCCATCCGCGGCGAGGCGCCGAAGCTGCGCACCTGGGTGAAGGAGGTCAAGTCCGCGATGGAGCAGCTCCAGATGGACCCGGCCTTCGCCGAGCGCAACGTCAACGAGGGCTTCTCCGGCGGTGAGAAGAAGCGCCACGAGATCCTGCAGCTGGAGCTCCTCAAGCCGAAGATCGCGATCCTCGACGAGACCGACTCCGGCCTCGACGTGGACGCCCTGCGTCAGGTCTCCGAGGGCGTCAACCGCGTCCACGCGACCGGTGAGGTCGGCACCCTGCTGATCACGCACTACACGCGGATCCTCCGCTACATCAAGCCCGACTTCGTCCACGTCTTCTCCGAGGGCCGCATCGCCGAGTCCGGTGGCGCCGAGCTCGCCGACAAGCTGGAGGCCGAAGGCTACGAGTCGTACAGCACGAAGGGTGGCGCGACCGCGTGA
- a CDS encoding cysteine desulfurase — protein MTQLPGLLDIEAIRKDFPLLDRVVHDGKKIVYLDNAATSQKPRQVLDALNEYYEQHNANVHRGVHVLAEEATALYEGARDKVAAFINAPSRNEVIFTKNASESLNLVANMLGWADEPYRVDRETEIAITEMEHHSNIVPWQLLSQRTGAKLKWFGLTDDGRLDLSNIEEVITEKTKIVSFTLVSNIMGTVNPTEAIVRRAQEVGALVLIDASQAAPHMPLDVQALGADFVAFTGHKMCGPTGIGVLWGRQELLEDLPPFLGGGEMIETVSMHSSTYAPAPHKFEAGTPPIAQAVGLGAAVDYLTAIGMDKIAAHEHAITEYAIKRLAEVPDLRIIGPTTAEDRGAAISFVLGDIHPHDVGQVLDEQGIAVRVGHHCARPVCLRYGIPATTRASFYLYSSPAEVDALIDGLEHVRNFFG, from the coding sequence GTGACACAGCTGCCTGGCCTCCTCGACATCGAGGCGATCCGCAAGGACTTCCCCCTTCTGGATCGTGTGGTCCACGACGGGAAGAAGATCGTTTACCTGGACAACGCGGCGACTTCGCAGAAGCCCCGCCAGGTACTCGACGCGCTGAACGAGTACTACGAGCAGCACAACGCCAACGTCCACCGCGGCGTGCACGTGCTCGCCGAGGAGGCCACGGCGCTGTACGAGGGCGCTCGCGACAAGGTCGCCGCCTTCATCAACGCTCCGAGCCGCAACGAGGTGATCTTCACCAAGAACGCCTCGGAGTCGCTCAACCTGGTCGCGAACATGCTCGGCTGGGCGGACGAGCCCTACCGGGTCGACCGCGAGACCGAGATCGCCATCACGGAGATGGAGCACCACTCCAACATCGTCCCGTGGCAGCTGCTCTCGCAGCGCACCGGCGCGAAGCTGAAGTGGTTCGGCCTCACCGACGACGGCCGGCTCGACCTGTCCAACATCGAAGAGGTCATCACGGAGAAGACGAAGATCGTCTCCTTCACGCTGGTCTCCAACATCATGGGCACGGTCAACCCGACCGAGGCGATCGTCCGGCGCGCGCAGGAGGTCGGCGCACTGGTGCTGATCGACGCCTCGCAGGCCGCTCCGCACATGCCGCTCGACGTGCAGGCGCTCGGTGCGGACTTCGTGGCCTTCACCGGTCACAAGATGTGCGGCCCGACCGGCATCGGCGTCCTCTGGGGCCGCCAGGAGCTGCTCGAGGACCTGCCGCCCTTCCTGGGTGGCGGCGAGATGATCGAAACCGTCTCGATGCACTCCTCGACGTACGCCCCGGCGCCCCACAAGTTCGAGGCCGGTACGCCCCCGATCGCCCAGGCCGTCGGCCTCGGCGCGGCCGTGGACTACCTGACCGCGATCGGCATGGACAAGATCGCCGCGCACGAGCACGCGATCACCGAGTACGCGATCAAGCGCCTCGCGGAGGTCCCGGACCTGCGCATCATCGGCCCGACCACGGCCGAGGACCGCGGCGCCGCGATCTCCTTCGTGCTCGGTGACATCCACCCGCACGACGTCGGCCAGGTACTGGACGAGCAGGGCATCGCGGTCCGCGTGGGACACCACTGCGCCCGCCCGGTCTGCCTCCGGTACGGAATTCCGGCGACGACGCGAGCGTCTTTCTACCTGTACTCCTCTCCGGCCGAGGTCGACGCACTGATCGACGGGCTGGAGCACGTACGGAACTTCTTCGGATAA
- a CDS encoding DMT family transporter: MPYILLAAAIVAEVAGTTAMKFSEGFTKLWPSLITLVGYVIAFTLLAQTLKSMSVGTAYAIWAGVGTAAIAAIGMVFMGEAATAAKIGGIALVIAGVVLLNLGGTTH, translated from the coding sequence ATGCCCTACATACTGCTCGCCGCCGCCATCGTCGCAGAGGTCGCCGGTACCACCGCCATGAAGTTCAGCGAGGGCTTCACGAAGCTGTGGCCCTCGCTGATCACGCTGGTGGGCTACGTCATCGCCTTCACCCTGCTCGCGCAGACGCTGAAGTCGATGTCGGTGGGGACGGCGTACGCGATCTGGGCCGGCGTCGGCACGGCCGCGATCGCCGCGATCGGCATGGTCTTCATGGGGGAGGCCGCGACCGCCGCGAAGATCGGCGGCATCGCGCTGGTGATCGCCGGGGTCGTGCTGCTGAACCTCGGGGGGACCACGCACTGA
- the sufB gene encoding Fe-S cluster assembly protein SufB, translating into MTTETAHPELDGLGTYEYGWVDSDAAGAVAKRGLSEEVVRDISAKKSEPEWMLNLRLKGLKLFGKKPMPNWGSDLSGIDFDNIKYFVRSTEKQAASWEDLPEDIKNTYDRLGIPEAEKQRLVAGVAAQYESEVVYHQIREDLEEQGVIFLDTDTALKEHPELFQEYFGTVIPVGDNKFASLNTAVWSGGSFIYVPKGVKVDIPLQAYFRINTENMGQFERTLIIVDEDAYVHYVEGCTAPIYSSDSLHSAVVEIIVKKGGRCRYTTIQNWSNNVYNLVTKRAVAYEGATMEWIDGNIGSKVTMKYPAVYLMGEHAKGETLSIAFAGEGQHQDAGSKMVHMAPNTSSNIVSKSVARGGGRTSYRGLVEIGEGAHGSKSNVLCDALLVDTISRSDTYPYVDVREDDVSMGHEATVSKVSDDQLFYLMSRGLTEFEAMAMIVRGFVEPIARELPMEYALELNRLIELQMEGSVG; encoded by the coding sequence ATGACCACGGAGACTGCTCACCCTGAGCTCGATGGCCTGGGCACCTACGAATACGGATGGGTCGACTCCGACGCGGCCGGTGCGGTCGCCAAGCGAGGCCTTTCCGAGGAGGTCGTCCGCGACATCTCGGCGAAGAAGTCCGAGCCGGAGTGGATGCTGAACCTCCGCCTCAAGGGCCTCAAGCTGTTCGGCAAGAAGCCCATGCCCAACTGGGGTTCCGACCTCTCGGGCATCGACTTCGACAACATCAAGTACTTCGTGCGTTCCACCGAGAAGCAGGCCGCTTCGTGGGAGGACCTGCCGGAGGACATCAAGAACACGTACGACAGGCTCGGCATCCCGGAGGCGGAGAAGCAGCGCCTCGTCGCCGGTGTCGCGGCCCAGTACGAGTCCGAGGTCGTCTACCACCAGATCCGTGAGGACCTGGAGGAGCAGGGCGTCATCTTCCTCGACACGGACACCGCGCTCAAGGAGCACCCGGAGCTCTTCCAGGAGTACTTCGGCACGGTCATCCCGGTCGGCGACAACAAGTTCGCCTCGCTGAACACCGCCGTGTGGTCGGGCGGCTCGTTCATCTACGTCCCCAAGGGCGTCAAGGTCGACATCCCGCTCCAGGCCTACTTCCGTATCAACACGGAGAACATGGGCCAGTTCGAGCGGACGCTGATCATCGTCGACGAGGACGCCTACGTCCACTACGTCGAGGGCTGTACCGCCCCGATCTACTCCTCGGACTCGCTGCACAGCGCCGTGGTCGAGATCATCGTGAAGAAGGGCGGCCGCTGCCGCTACACGACGATCCAGAACTGGTCGAACAACGTCTACAACCTGGTCACCAAGCGCGCCGTGGCGTACGAGGGCGCGACCATGGAGTGGATCGACGGCAACATCGGTTCCAAGGTCACCATGAAGTACCCGGCGGTCTACCTGATGGGCGAGCACGCCAAGGGCGAGACGCTCTCCATCGCCTTCGCGGGCGAGGGCCAGCACCAGGACGCCGGATCCAAGATGGTCCACATGGCGCCGAACACCTCCTCCAACATCGTCTCGAAGTCGGTGGCCCGAGGCGGCGGCCGCACCTCGTACCGCGGTCTGGTCGAGATCGGCGAAGGGGCCCACGGCTCCAAGTCCAACGTGCTGTGCGACGCGCTCCTGGTCGACACCATCTCCCGCTCGGACACCTACCCCTACGTGGACGTCCGCGAGGACGACGTGTCCATGGGCCACGAGGCGACCGTCTCCAAGGTCTCCGACGACCAGCTCTTCTACCTGATGAGCCGCGGTCTGACGGAGTTCGAGGCCATGGCGATGATCGTGCGCGGCTTCGTCGAGCCGATCGCCCGTGAGCTGCCGATGGAGTACGCGCTGGAGCTGAACCGGCTGATCGAGCTGCAGATGGAAGGCTCGGTCGGTTAG
- the sufD gene encoding Fe-S cluster assembly protein SufD has protein sequence MAEAQNIPAGSTTAGAIAVAAESTVATRMSAPPSFDVADFPVPTGREEEWRFTPLARLKGLHDGTAVANGTMKAQIDAPEGVTIESVERDDARVGKAGTPVDRVAAQAFSSFAKATVVTVPKEAVLTEPVRVTLHGEGGTTFGHTVFDVKAFAEAVIVIDHTGDGVRAANVDFLVGDGAKLTVVSVQDWDDTAVHCSQHNALVGRDATFKSIVVTFGGDLVRLHPRVNYAGPGGEAELFGLYFTDAGQHQEHRLLVDHKAPHCKSNVVYKGALQGQDAHAVWIGDVLIEKTAEGTDTYEMNRNLVLTDGARVDSVPNLEIETGEIVGAGHASATGRFDDEQLFYLQSRGIPADEARRLVVRGFFAELVQQIGVDDIEERLLSKIETELQGSV, from the coding sequence ATGGCTGAGGCTCAGAACATTCCGGCGGGTTCGACCACCGCCGGCGCGATCGCGGTGGCCGCCGAGTCCACCGTCGCCACCCGGATGAGTGCCCCCCCGTCCTTCGACGTGGCGGACTTCCCCGTGCCCACCGGCCGCGAGGAGGAGTGGCGCTTCACGCCGCTCGCCCGCCTCAAGGGTCTGCACGACGGCACCGCGGTCGCCAACGGCACCATGAAGGCCCAGATCGACGCGCCGGAAGGCGTCACGATCGAATCCGTCGAGCGCGACGACGCCCGCGTCGGCAAGGCCGGCACCCCGGTGGACCGGGTCGCCGCCCAGGCGTTCTCGTCCTTCGCCAAGGCCACGGTCGTGACCGTGCCCAAGGAGGCGGTGCTCACCGAGCCCGTGCGCGTCACGCTGCACGGCGAGGGCGGCACCACCTTCGGCCACACCGTCTTCGACGTGAAGGCCTTCGCCGAGGCCGTCATCGTCATCGACCACACCGGTGACGGCGTGCGCGCGGCCAACGTGGACTTCCTCGTCGGCGACGGCGCCAAGCTCACCGTGGTCTCCGTGCAGGACTGGGACGACACCGCCGTCCACTGCTCCCAGCACAACGCCCTGGTCGGCCGCGACGCGACCTTCAAGTCGATCGTGGTCACCTTCGGCGGAGACCTCGTACGCCTCCACCCGCGCGTGAACTACGCCGGTCCCGGCGGCGAGGCCGAGCTCTTCGGCCTGTACTTCACGGACGCCGGTCAGCACCAGGAGCACCGCCTCCTGGTCGACCACAAGGCCCCGCACTGCAAGTCGAACGTGGTCTACAAGGGCGCGCTCCAGGGCCAGGACGCCCACGCCGTCTGGATCGGTGACGTGCTCATCGAGAAGACCGCCGAGGGCACCGACACCTACGAGATGAACCGCAACCTCGTCCTCACGGACGGCGCGCGGGTCGACTCGGTGCCGAACCTGGAGATCGAGACCGGCGAGATCGTCGGCGCCGGCCACGCCTCCGCGACCGGCCGCTTCGACGACGAGCAGCTCTTCTACCTGCAGTCCCGAGGCATCCCGGCCGACGAGGCCCGTCGTCTGGTCGTGCGCGGCTTCTTCGCCGAGCTCGTCCAGCAGATCGGTGTCGACGACATCGAAGAGCGCCTGCTCTCCAAGATCGAGACCGAGCTCCAGGGTTCCGTCTGA
- a CDS encoding TetR/AcrR family transcriptional regulator has protein sequence MAGSVRRYDPDRRDRIIAAAIRVVGARGIAGLSHRSVAAEADVPLGSTTYHFKTLDDLLVAALRQANEGFARAVADSAALADPGADLAGALAVLLGEFLGAGRARAELEYELYLAALRRPALRPVAAEWCEAVSAALSARTDPATARALVAVMDGISLQVLLTGAEYDRAYACEVLRRVLRA, from the coding sequence ATGGCCGGCTCGGTGCGCCGCTACGACCCGGACCGGCGGGACCGGATCATCGCCGCGGCCATCCGGGTGGTGGGCGCCCGGGGCATCGCCGGGCTCAGCCACCGCAGCGTGGCCGCGGAGGCCGATGTGCCGCTCGGCTCGACCACGTACCACTTCAAGACCCTGGACGACCTGCTGGTCGCCGCGCTGCGGCAGGCCAACGAGGGCTTCGCCCGGGCGGTGGCGGACTCCGCGGCGCTGGCCGATCCGGGTGCGGACCTGGCGGGCGCCCTGGCCGTCCTGCTGGGCGAGTTCCTGGGGGCGGGCCGGGCGCGGGCGGAGCTGGAGTACGAGCTCTACCTGGCAGCCCTGCGCCGCCCCGCGCTGCGTCCCGTGGCGGCGGAATGGTGCGAGGCCGTCTCCGCGGCGCTGTCCGCGCGGACGGACCCGGCCACGGCGCGGGCGCTGGTGGCGGTCATGGACGGGATCAGCCTGCAGGTGCTGCTGACGGGGGCGGAGTACGACCGGGCGTACGCCTGCGAGGTCCTGCGGCGGGTGCTGCGGGCCTGA
- a CDS encoding formate/nitrite transporter family protein has protein sequence MNSIAQNVEATSGQAEHKAHDLGHPPRYFVSAMLAGAYIAIGEVLLLVAISPFVAKGSPAVKLLEGAVFPIALTIVMFAGAQLFTSNVMVMLVGALSGRTGPRDLILSWTLSLAGNLAGAFAFGAMVHASGVVSSPSARSMLTEMVHGKMALSGGQLFWRAVLCNMLVCLAIWMFTRARGDAAKIFVLWLPVAVFVAVGFEHCVANMAVFSLAILDGSAGFGDLFRNLMFTVPGNVVGGGLLVGAVYWFTGGALREAGESTSA, from the coding sequence GTGAACAGCATCGCTCAGAACGTCGAAGCCACCTCGGGGCAGGCCGAGCACAAGGCCCATGACCTCGGGCATCCGCCGCGCTACTTCGTGTCGGCGATGCTCGCGGGCGCCTACATCGCCATCGGCGAGGTGCTGCTCCTGGTCGCGATCTCGCCGTTCGTGGCCAAGGGCTCGCCGGCCGTGAAGCTGCTGGAGGGTGCGGTCTTCCCGATCGCCCTGACCATCGTGATGTTCGCCGGCGCCCAGCTCTTCACCAGCAACGTGATGGTCATGCTGGTCGGCGCCCTGTCCGGGCGGACCGGTCCGAGGGACTTGATCCTGTCCTGGACGCTCTCGCTGGCCGGGAACCTGGCCGGGGCCTTCGCCTTCGGGGCCATGGTGCACGCCTCCGGCGTGGTCTCCTCGCCCTCGGCGCGGTCCATGCTCACCGAAATGGTGCACGGGAAGATGGCGCTGAGCGGCGGGCAGCTGTTCTGGCGCGCGGTCCTCTGCAACATGCTGGTCTGCCTGGCCATCTGGATGTTCACCCGGGCCCGCGGCGATGCCGCCAAGATTTTCGTCCTGTGGCTGCCCGTGGCTGTTTTTGTTGCCGTCGGATTCGAACACTGTGTAGCGAACATGGCTGTTTTCAGCCTCGCGATCCTGGATGGCTCAGCGGGGTTCGGTGATCTTTTCCGGAATCTGATGTTCACCGTGCCGGGGAACGTCGTGGGCGGGGGTTTGCTGGTGGGAGCCGTTTACTGGTTCACCGGCGGGGCCCTGCGGGAAGCCGGAGAGTCGACTTCCGCTTAA
- a CDS encoding metal-sulfur cluster assembly factor: protein MTENATPEASIKPATEEEVREALYDVVDPELGIDVVNLGLIYGIHVDDANIATLDMTLTSAACPLTDVIEDQAKSATDGIVSELRINWVWMPPWGPDKITDDGREQLRALGFNV, encoded by the coding sequence ATGACCGAGAACGCGACGCCCGAGGCGTCCATCAAGCCGGCCACCGAGGAAGAGGTCCGCGAGGCCCTCTACGACGTGGTCGACCCCGAGCTGGGCATCGACGTCGTCAACCTGGGCCTGATCTACGGCATCCACGTCGACGACGCGAACATCGCGACCCTCGACATGACGCTCACCTCGGCGGCCTGCCCGCTGACGGACGTCATCGAGGACCAGGCGAAGTCGGCTACGGACGGCATCGTCAGCGAACTGCGCATCAACTGGGTGTGGATGCCGCCGTGGGGCCCGGACAAGATCACCGACGACGGCCGCGAGCAGCTGCGCGCGCTCGGCTTCAACGTCTGA
- a CDS encoding bifunctional 3-phenylpropionate/cinnamic acid dioxygenase ferredoxin subunit has translation MTYIKACALSELEENAPKRVELEGTAVSIIRAEGEVFAINDICSHANVSLSEGEVEDCMIECWLHGSSFDLRTGKPSGLPATRPVPVYPVKIEGDDVLVSLTQES, from the coding sequence ATGACCTACATCAAGGCCTGTGCGCTGAGCGAGCTCGAGGAGAACGCCCCCAAGAGGGTCGAGCTCGAGGGCACTGCGGTATCCATCATCCGCGCCGAGGGTGAGGTGTTCGCGATCAACGACATCTGCTCGCACGCGAACGTCTCGCTCTCCGAGGGCGAGGTCGAAGACTGCATGATCGAGTGCTGGCTGCACGGCTCGTCCTTCGACCTGCGCACCGGCAAGCCGTCCGGTCTGCCCGCGACGCGCCCTGTCCCCGTTTACCCCGTAAAGATCGAAGGGGACGACGTGCTCGTCTCCCTCACCCAGGAGTCCTGA
- a CDS encoding winged helix-turn-helix transcriptional regulator produces MAQRTHLDDADCSIAQALDVVGDWWTLLIVRDAARGVHRFDEFQRELGMSRKVLTERLKLLVEAGVLTREPYQDRPVRHAYRLTPRGRGLLPVLVALQDWGDTWILGEGEMTATTDETSREAVRVHALRGTRLPELTLPDRFGELRDPVADTPFTVLYCFPGAFARSESYPPGWAAIPGARGCTLESCTYRDQLGEFTAAGATVHGVSTQRPDEQQEFAEAEGLRFPLLSDAGLGLVTALRLPTFRAGGISRLKRLTLVVDRDRTVREVFYPVRDIEASVAAALAAVRGA; encoded by the coding sequence ATGGCCCAGCGCACGCACCTCGACGACGCGGACTGCTCCATCGCCCAGGCCCTCGACGTCGTGGGCGACTGGTGGACGCTGCTGATCGTGCGCGACGCCGCACGCGGCGTGCACCGCTTCGACGAGTTCCAGCGCGAACTGGGCATGTCCCGCAAGGTCCTGACGGAACGGCTGAAGCTGCTCGTCGAAGCGGGCGTACTGACCCGCGAGCCGTACCAGGACCGCCCGGTGCGCCACGCGTACCGGCTGACCCCGCGCGGACGCGGGCTGCTGCCGGTGCTGGTCGCCCTCCAGGACTGGGGGGACACCTGGATTCTGGGGGAGGGAGAAATGACGGCGACGACGGACGAGACCTCGCGCGAGGCCGTACGGGTCCACGCGCTGCGCGGCACCCGGCTGCCGGAGCTGACGCTGCCGGACCGTTTCGGCGAGCTCCGCGACCCGGTGGCGGACACCCCGTTCACCGTCCTGTACTGCTTCCCGGGCGCGTTCGCCCGGTCCGAGTCCTACCCGCCGGGGTGGGCCGCGATCCCCGGGGCGCGGGGGTGCACCCTCGAATCGTGCACCTACCGGGACCAGCTCGGGGAGTTCACGGCGGCGGGCGCGACGGTGCACGGGGTGTCGACCCAGAGGCCGGACGAGCAGCAAGAGTTCGCGGAGGCCGAGGGGCTCCGCTTCCCCCTGCTCTCCGACGCGGGACTCGGGCTCGTGACGGCGCTGCGGCTGCCGACGTTCCGGGCGGGCGGCATCAGCCGGCTGAAGCGCCTGACGCTGGTCGTGGACCGAGACCGGACGGTCCGCGAGGTCTTCTACCCGGTCCGGGACATCGAGGCGAGCGTGGCCGCCGCCCTGGCGGCGGTCCGCGGCGCTTAG